DNA from Amycolatopsis sp. DSM 110486:
GGCGTGGTGAAGGTGCTCGGCTACGGCATGGTGACCGTTCCGGGCGGCTCGATGGCCGGCATCATCCCGCCCGGCACCACCGTGGTCTACAACTGGGGCGACGGCCGGGAGATCCACCGCGGCGACCTGGTCGTGTTCCAGGCCGACGCGCTGCCCGATATGCCGCCCGGCCGGCTCCTCAAGCGCGTGATCGCGGTCGGCGGCGACCGCGTGGTCTGCTGCGACCCTGGCCACCGCATTGAGGTGAACGGCAAGCCGGTCACGGAGCCCTACCTCGACCCGAAGGTGTCGCCCGCCGCGGCGGCGATGCCCTTCAGCGCGCAGGTGCCGCCGGGCACGATCTTCGTCGCCGGCGATACGCGTGACAACTCCAACGACTCGCGCATCTACGTCAGCGCACCCGGCGCGGGCGCCATCCCGCTGTCCAAGGTGGACGGTGTGGTCGTCGCGAAGGGCACGCTCTTCGCCTCGGAAAGCTTCAAGCCCACCACGGCGTTCACCGACGCGGGCCTCCCGGGCGCGTCCATCGAGGACACCGGCCTGACCACGGACCGTTACCTGGCCGCGGGTGGCGCGGCGGTGTTCCTGCTCGGGTTCATCGGCGCGATCGTCACCGGCGTGCGATCCGCCGCAAGACGACGGAAAGCGCCCCGCGAGTGTCCTGATCACGTGCAGGTTGCAGCCGAAGAGCGACCGGTAACGCCGCCGGGGCCGGCCCGATAGAGGGGCGTGACTGACTTCCCGGCGCCCCCGGCAGCGTCGCCTCGCACGCGCCGCTTTTCGCCGTTTCTGGCGCTTTTCGTGGTGTTCGTCCTGGCCGGCCCGGTGCTCGCGGGGACCGGGGTGGTCAAGCTGTTCGGCTACACCACCGTGCGCATCGGCGAACGCTCCATGGAAGCCACGGTCGGATATGACGAGCCCATGGTTCTCCACTGGGCCGGGAGCCACGAGATCCACCGGGGCGACCTGGTCTTGTTCCAGATCGACGCGTTTCCCGACTCGCCGCCCGGCTACCACCTCCTCGCGCGCGTGATCGCCGTCGGCGGTGACCGGGTGGTCTGCTGCGGGCCCGACAACCGGCTGCAGGTGAACGGCAAGTCCGTCACCGAGCCCTACCTCGATCCGGCGGTGCCGCTCTCGGCCGCCGCCTACGAGTTCACCGCGCAGGTGCCGCCAGGCTCAATTTTCGTCGCGGGCGACAAGCGCGACATCCCCGGCGATTCCCGCAACTATGTCTACGCGCCCGGCGACGGGGCCATCCCGCTGTCCAAAGTAGACGGAGTGATTGTCGCGAGGGGCACTGTCTTCTCCTCCGTGACCCTCAAGCCCACCACGGCGTTCACCGACGCCGGCCTGCCTGGAGCGTCCACCGCGGACACCGGACTCCACCTGGCCCGGTACCTGATCCTCGGTGGTGCCGCGCTGTTCGTGCTCGGGTTCATCTGCTTGATCGTGACCGTCGCGCGCTCCGGCGGAAGACGACGAAGAGCAGCCGTAGGCCCACCAATGCACTGATCACGAGCAGGTTGTAGCCGAAGACCTGGTTGAGCGTGAGGTCCGGCAGCAGCCGCGGGCCGCTCGTGCTGCCGAGCAGCAGCACGGCCATCAGGCCGGTCGCGATGCCGACGAACGCCAGCAGCACCTCGTGCACCAGGCCCGTCACGAGGTCGCGATCGCGTTCGTCGGAGAACAGCCGCACGTTGACCGAAAGGCGGCCCTCTTCGAGCGCCGCGCCGATCCGGTCGACGCGGCGGGGGAGCCGGCGCAGCACCGGCAGCAGGGCCAGCACCTCGTCGCGCACGGTCTCCGGCCGCAGGCGCGCGCCGATCTGCTCGGCGGCGAACGTGCGCGATTCGGCGACCACGTCGAAGCCGGGCGCGAGCGTGGCCAGGGTGCCTTCGGCGGTGGCGAGCGCGCGGAAGACGGCGGCGATGGGCGGCGGCACGGCGAGGCGGAAGTCGGCGACCACACGGAACAGGTCGGTGAACAGGTCGAACCCTGGCGCCCGGCCCGGGCTGAAGTGGCGCACGAGCAACGCGCCGAGCGCGCGTTCCAGGCGTTGCTCGTCGATCTCGTCGGGGCGGTCGACGATCTCCAGCAGGCCGTCGCGCAGTCCCGCCGGGTCGCCGCGGTCGAAGGCGAGCAGCAGGCTCTGGAGACCGGCGCGCAGGCCCGCGTCGAGGCGGCCGACGGAGCCGAAGTCGAGCAGGCCGAGGGTGCCGTCGTCGAGCAGGAGGACGTTGCCAGGGTGCGGGTCGGCGTGGAAGACGCCGTCGATGAGCACCTGATCGAGCAGGCAGCGCAGGAAAACCCGCGCGAGCTCTTCACGGTCGCCCGGCGCCGCGGTCGAGAGGGGTTTGCCGTCGAGGCGGCCCATCACGAGCACGCGCTCGGTGGACAGTGCCTTGTGGACGGTCGGCAGCGTTACCCCGGCCACGGGCCGCGCTGCCACGGCCTCGATGTTGGCCGCCTCTACGCGGAAATCCAGCTCCTCGGCCAGCGCGTCGGCGAAGCCGTCGGCCAGGTCGGTGACGCCGAGCGCCCTTGCCCAGCCGGCCCGTTCGTCGAGGAGCGCGGCGAGGCGGCGGACGATGTCGACGTCGCGTTCGGCCTGCGCGCGGATGCCCGGCCGCTGGACCTTGACCACGACCTCGGCGCCGGAGCGCAGCCGCGCGCCGTAGACCTGTGCGATCGACGCCGCCGCGAGCGGTTCCGGGTCGAACTCGGCGAACACGTCGTCGGGATCGGCGCCGAGTTCCTCGCGTAGCAGGGCGAACACGGCTTCAGCGGGTGCGGGCGCCACGCGGTCCTGGAGCCGGCCGAGCTCGTCGACGAAGGCGGGAGGCAGCAGGTCGGAGCGGGTGGAGAGCAGCTGGCCGAGCTTCACGAACGTCACGCCGCCCTCCTCCAGCGCGCGACGCAGTGACCGCGCGAGCTTGGCGTGGGCCGGGCCCGAGGCCGGGTTCGCGTCGGCCGGTGAGGTACCCGCCGAGGCCGTGGCCGATCGCGATGCGCATGATCCGCGAGTAGCGCCGGGTCCGCGCGACGCGGGCGCGCACCGAACGCAGCTGCCCGAACAGCCCGAGCCCGGTCCCCGACGGCGCGGCGAGCTCCGCGACGAACAGGACAAGCAGCGTCGCGGCCAGCGCGCACCCGGCCAGCGGGATGAGCAGCCCGACTGCCGCGCCGGCGCTGTCGAGTACCGCGAGCGGGAAGGTCCGCACCACCAAGCCGCCGACGACCCAACCGAACACCGCCGCGCACAGCGCCCGGACGTACCCGACCCGCACGCCGAGTACCCGCCGCGACGCGGCGACCAGCGGCCACAGCACGAGGACGTAGGCGAAGAGGCCGACCAGCAGGGTTTCCATGGTTGCCGAGCACACCAGGGTTCCCGGTCGTGCGGTTCCAGCCGCGGCGGGACCGCGCTCCCTCTCGCGGGGGACCGTGATGACGGACGGTGCCGGGTCACCTACTTTCGGACGTGGCCACGGGGATTGGTGAACTCCTAACGTCGTGGGGCGAACCGCGGTTGCCGGGTTTCCGGTGACCGGAGCGGACATTTCGGTGAAGGAGACGCGAATGAGGGCACGCGGGTTCGGGCGCATCGCGGCGATCGCGGTGGCGGTGGCGGCGCCGCTGGGTGTCGGGCTGGTCGCGGGGCCGGGCGCGGAGGCCGCCGCGGCGACGACGGTGTACTACACGTCGAGTGGGGCACCGGATTACGTGGCCCAGATCGACCAGGGCGCGGCGAACTGGAACGCCGTGGTGGCCGATGTGAAGCTCGTGAAGCGCTCGTCCGGGGCGACGGTGGTGTTCCACGAGATCCACAGTGGCGGGTCGTACACGCAGACCGATGGTCACGGGAATGGGGACGTGTATTTGGATACGTCTCAGGTGGAGGAGGGATTTGATCCGACAAGGATTGCGGCGCACGAGCTGGGGCACAATCTCGGGCTGCCGGATGATTACGACGGGCCTTGTTCGGAGCTGATGTCGGGGCACGGTCCCGGGACGTCGTGCACCAATGCCAAGCCCAGTGCGCAGGAGGCGGCGAAGGTGCAGCAGTTGTGGCGCAACGGGTTCGGAGGTGTTAAGGGCGTGGGGACTCGGGTTACGGCTGGGGTTTATTGATATTTTCCGGGATTTTCGGAACCGGGATTACAGGGGTGCGGGAAGGCGCCCCCGAAGGTTGATTGTGACTACGGTTCAGGGCCCTTTGTCAAGGCGGGAAAGAGTACCTTGACAAAGGGCCCTGAACCGCGTTTTAGCTTCGAATCGGGGCAGGGGAGGGACTGGGCGTTCCCGCGCGATTGGTAGATCGGCTGCGGTTTGTCGGGGGCGTTGGCCGGCGGTTTGTGGGTGTGGTTCCCGCTGTGGAGGGAGGCGGGAAGGCGAAGCGGCTGGGAGGATCCGGGGGTGGGAGTTCTCCGGCCGGTGGTGAGCGGGGTGACCTATCGCCGATGGGTCTACCTGATCCTGAGCGGGGCGATCAGCGTGCCGTACCTGTTGTTCGCGGCGGTGGCGGTGCCTTCGTTGGCGCCGTTCGTGACGTCGCTGGGGTGGGCGTCGGTGCTCGGGGTTTTGGTGACGGTGGTGGTGTTGGGGGCGACGTCGTTCCTGCCGGCGGTGCGGGTGCTGGAGGCGGCCGCGGTGCGGGAGCTGCTGGGCGAGGCGGCGGCGGGGCGGCCGGCCACCGTGCGGGCGCGGGCGCGGTACAGCCTGATGTTCGTGCTGCACGTCGGGGTCGGGGCGGTGGTGAGCACCGTGACGCTCGCGGTACCGGTGGGGTTCGGGTTTTCGGTGAGCGCGGTGTTCACGGGGAAGCTGGTGGACAACGGCACCGAGGTCGTCGCGGTGGACCGGGGGTGGGGGTCGGCGTGGCTGCCGGTGGCGTTCGCGGCCGCGTTCGTGGTGCTGGTCTACGTGGTGTGGGGCGTCGGCGGGCTGCTGCGGCGGGCGGCGGGGGCGTTGCTGGGGATGTCGGCGGCCGAGCGCATCGCGCAGCTCGAGCGGCGGACCGAACAGCTGGCCGAGCGCACCCGGCTCGCGCGCGAGCTGCACGATTCGGTGGGGCACGCGCTGTCCGTGGTGACGGTGCAGGCGGGGGCCGCGCGCCGGACGCTGCGGACCGACCCGGGGTTCACCGAGCAGGCGCTCACGGCCATCGAGGAATCGGCGCGCACTGCGCTGGACGACCTCGATCACGTACTCGGGTTGTTGCGCGACGGGGCTTCGTCGCGCAACCCGCAGCCGGGCCTGGCGGAGCTGCCGGCGCTCGTCGAGGCAACGCGGCTGGCGGGCACGGAAGTGCACGCCGACGTGCAGGGTTCGCTGGGTGCGGTGCCCGCGGTCGTGTCGCGTGAGGTGTACCGGATCCTGCAGGAGTGCCTGACCAACGCGGTGCGCTACGCGGGCACGGTGCCGGTGAGTGTCGCCGTGGTGGTGTCGGCGGGGCAGCTGTGCGCGACGGTGGCGAACCCGCTGGGCGTGCCCCGCCCACCGCGGGCCCGAGGTGGGCGGGGCCTTCGGGGCATGGCCGAGCGTGCGGAGCTGCTGGGTGGCAAGCTGGCGGCGGGACCGGCGGGGGACCGGTGGGAGGTCGTGGTGACGGTGCCGTGGGGGAACCGATGAAGGTGACCGTGCTGCTGGTCGACGACGAACAGCTCATCCGCGCCGGCCTGCGCGCGATCGTCGACGCGGAGCCGGACCTCACGGTGGTCGGCGAGGCCGCCGACGGAGCCGAGGTGCCGGGCCTGGTCGCACGCCTGCGTCCCGACGTGGTGCTGATGGACGTGCGCATGCCCGCCGTCGACGGGATCCGCGCGACGCAGCACCTGATGTCTACTGTGGACGCTCCGCCGAAGGTGATCGTGGTGACCACCTTCGAAAACGACGACTACGTCTACGACGCCCTGCTCGCCGGCGCCAGCGGCTTCCTGCTCAAGCGCGCCCGCCCGGAGGAGATCGTCGCGGGCATCCGCACCGTGGCCACAGGTGAATCACTGCTCTTCCCGGCCGCCATCCGCCGCCTCGCCGCCGCCCACCCCCGCGGCCCGGCCCGCGACGGCCTCACCTCCGCCGCCCTCACCGACCGCGAGCGCGAAGTCCTGCGCCTCATGGCCGCCGGCCTGTCCAACACGGAAATCGCCACGGACCTCTACCTGGGCCTCCAAACGGTCAAAACCCACGTCGGCAACATCCTCTCCAAACTCGGCGCGCGCGACCGCACCCAGGCGGTGATCCGGGCTTACGAGTCGGGCTTCGTGACGCCGAAACCCTGAGCGGCCCGCACGTCTCGAATCCCGGCCCAGCCGCGCGCCGACGAAGCCACGGCCAGGTCGGTCGGCTCGTCAAGCCGAGCGACTGACCGCCACGTCGCGGCCGATGCCGCGGAGCACCTCGACGCGGTCGGAGCCCGGGCGGCTCAGGACCCAGCTCGAGCCGGGGACCGCTTTGGCTCGCTTTTTGAGCGGGGCGAGCAGGCGGGAGGCGTCGCGGTAGGAGGGGATGGAGCCGCTGCCGCAGACGACGGTGGCCAGCGACACGGTGACCGGCATGCCCTCGGCGGACCAGTGCGTGTCGAGGAGGGCGGCGGCGACCGTGCCGATCTCGTCGACGTCGCAGACGATGAGGAAGTCGTCGCCGCCGACGTGGCTGACGCGCATGCGCGGGAGGCGCCGCGAGAGGCCCGTGAGGGTTTCGCCGAGGGCGCGGATGAGGTCGTCGCCCGCGGCGAAGCCGGCGTTGTCGTTCACGGACTTGAAGGAGTCCACGTCGAGCCACGCCGCCACGAACTGCTCGCCCGTGGAGATGCGGCGTTCGACGTCGCGCGCCACGGCCTCGCTGCCGGGCAGCCGCGTGAGCGGGCTCAGGGTCACGGCCTCCTCGACCTTCGCCTCGGCGACGCCGCGGACCACCTCGGTCACCAGGACCACGCCAAGAGTCCGGCCGGCGTTGTCGACCACGACCACGTCGTCGCCGGTGCGGCCCCAGTCGGCGTCGGTGACCAGCTCGAGGAACTCCAGCGCGCTCGCCGTGGCGTCGATGGTGTGCGGTTTGTCGGCCAGCCGCTCGGCCGGGCGCTTGGCGTGCAGGGCGTGGCCGTACGGGCCGGTCACGGCGACCAGGAACCGCGTGCGGTCGACCGACCACTGTGGACGGTTGTGCTCGTCGACGCCGATCACGCCGGTCGGGGCGTCGGCCGCCGCGAGGACCTCACGCACGGCGTCGCAGGTCGCGTCGGACGGCAGCGTGGTGGCGGGACGCAGGAAGTCGCCGACGCGGGGCGCGGTGGGCGGCGCGGGCGAGCGGCGGTCGTCGGGCACCACGGCGCCGGCCGACGGCGCGCTGCGGTGCGCGGCCGGGGGCGCCAGGAGGTTGCCCTGCGCGATGCGCACGCCGAGGTTCTGCGCCGCGTCCAGCTGCGGACCGGTCTCGATGCCGGTCGCGACGAGCCGGATGCCGGTGCGCGTCGTGAAGTGCAGCAGCGACTCGACCACGGCCACCGCCGCCGGCTCGTCCGGCAGGCCGCGCAGCACGCTGCGGTCGAGCTTCACCAAGTCCACGGGCGCTTGGGCCAGCAACGCGAGCGGGAGGTCGCCGCGACCGAGGCCGTCGAGCGCCAGCCGGAAGCCCAGCTCCGACAAAGCCCGCATACCGCCCAGAAGCCGGTCTCCGGGCAGGTGCGTGAACGGCGGGCCGATCTCCAGGACCACGTCACGTGTGCGGCGGCCGGCGGCACCGAGCTCGGCGATCAGCTCGTCGAACGCGGCGGGGCCCGACGCGAGCGTGCGGGCGGAGATGTTCAGGTGCAGGGGCAGCGCGCTCGGGCGCTCGGCCTCCTGGCGCACCGCGGCCGCGGCGAGGCCCAGGTCGACCTCGGCCAGGCGGCCGGCGCGGCGGGCTTCGGCGAGCAGCTCGTGGGCCGTGCCCTTGCCGGGGCGGGCGAGCGCTTCGTACGCGACAACGCCGCCGGTGTGCAGGCTGTACATCGGCTGGAAGGCGAACCGGACCGCACGGGGCGTCGTCACCCGGAGATCGTCGCATCCTCTCGCGCGGAAACGAAACCGTTGTCGGCAGATGTTCACCGCGCCGGAACCTGAGTTACCTGAATCGGAGTAGCGAAATCGGTAGCGATCACCCGTTCGGGATGGATTTCCGTGGGCCGTTCGGAAGTGTGAAAATTCCCGTCTTCACCATGCACTCACACGAACTCGCACACCGTCCGTGGTGGCCCGGCTCGCGGCAGTGACCAGCGGGTCCGTCCACCTGGAGCTTGATCGTTTGACCCGAAGAATTTTCGGATACGGAATTCGCGGACCGTCCCCGTCCGGCCCGCCGCTTCCGCACGTGGTACCGCTCCCGGCTGTGCGCCGGAGCATTCGGCCGCCGATTTCGACGCCGTTACCGAATCGTATTCGGCCGGCGGCCCGCGAGCCGCGCGCGCAGCGTCGGCGGCGCCGCGCGGAACAGCCGGGCCATCGCCGCCGCCGTGCCCGGCAGGTCTTCCCGGCCCGACGTGTAGGCCTGCTGCACCGGAGCCGGCAGCGCGAAGAAGAGGTCGAAGAACTCGGCGAGCTCGGCGGGCGACATCCGGCGCAAAGCGCGCAATCCGTACTGCCGCAGGGAATGCACGGCCCGCGCCTCGGTCGTCCACAGTGTCCGGCGGGCCGCGCGCACGGCTGCCCGTGGCCCGGCCTCGAAGGCGCCCGCCAGCGCCGCGGCCACGCGCGGAGCCAGCCGCAGCGCGGTCGCGACGCTGTACCCGGTGGCGGGGTGCACGAGCCCGGCGGCGACCCCGAACGGGACCACCGCGCCGCGCCCCGGCAGCGGTACGTCGAGCACGATCCGCACCCGTTCCTCCCGGCCGTGCGGCCGCAGCCCCGCGCCCGCGAGCCGGGTCCGCAGCCGCGCGGCGAGCTCTTCCACCGGCACGCCCGGCCGGTGCGCGAGTGACGTCTCTTCGACGAGCACCGAGCCGTCGCCCAGCGGGAGCAGGTAGCGGAAGCTCGGCGCGCCGTCGCGCCAGTCCATGAACACGGCCGTGTCCGAAGCGCCGGGCACCAGCCGCTCGGCGTCGGCGGCCGGCAGGACCAGCCCGTACGCGGTCTGCTCGGCGCGGTGCCCACGAGGCGGGCCGCCGGACAGCACCCGGTTCCGCCCCGACGCGTCCACGACTACCGCCGTGGCGAGCCGACGGTCGTCGGCGAGCACCACCGTCGAGCCGTGGTGCCCGTGCTCGGCGCGCGCGACCCGCCCGGCCACCACCGTCACCGGCGCGGCCGTGAGCCACGACCGCAGACCGGCGTTGTCGAGCACGAGGTAGCCGCGGTCGAGCCGGTGCTCGCACGTGCCGAACGCGACCGTCGCGCTGGGTGCCGACGCGATCACCTCGCCCGGCAGCCCGGGCAGCTCGTCGGCCCACGCGCTGTAGGTGGCACGCCACGGTGCCTGCGGCGCGGCGTCGACGAGCGTGGTCGCGAGCCCGCGCCGGGCGCAGGCGCGCGCCAGCGCCCACCCGGCGGGCCCGCCGCCCGCGATCAGCACGTCGCTCACCCGTCCGATCCTGCCGTATCCGGCGAGTCCGCCGGGGGCCGGACAGATACGGTGGAGCGCATGGCCGAGACCGACCCGAGAGCCGCGCGCAGGGACCCGTCGAGCTCCGTGGGCGGGTTCACGGACCTCGCCACCAGCCCGTTCCGCATCGATCGCGACCGCATCGCCGCGTCGCCGTTCTTCGCGCGCCTGGGCGGGGTCACGCAGGTGGTCAGCGCCGGCGGCGCCGGGCTGCTGCACAACCGGCTCACCCACAGCCTCAAGGTCGCGCAGGTCGCCCGCGCGATCGCCGAGCGGATCACCGCGGCCAGCGAGTCGGCCGAGCTGGCCGCGAAGCTCGGCGGCTGTGACCCCGACGTCTGCGAGGCCGCCGCGCTCGCCCACGACCTCGGGCACCCGCCGTTCGGCCACCTCGGCGAGCAGACGCTCGACCGCATCGCCCGCCACCGGTTCAGCCTGGCCGACGGCTTCGAGGGCAACGCGCAGACGTTTCGCATCCTCACCACCACCGACGTGCGCGGTCCATCGGCGATCGGTCTCGACCTCACCGCGGCCGTGCGCGCCGCGGTGCTGAAGTACCCGTGGGCGCGGCTGCACTACCCCGAGCCGCACCCCACGGAAATGCGCACGCCTCCCCGCGGCGCGGCCGAGCCCGACGGCTCACCGGGCACCGGCGCGAGCAAGTTTTCCGCCTACGCCACCGAACTCGACGACTTCGCGCAGGCGCGTGGCCCGTTCATCGGGCGCATCGAGCCCTGGCAGCAGACCGTGGAGGCGTCGGTGATGGACACCGCCGACGACATCGCCTACGCGATCCACGACCTGCAGGACTTCCACCGCATCGGCGTGCTGCAGCACGCGCCGGTCGCCGCGGAGCTGGGGGAGTGGCTCGACCAGGCGCTGGAGCTGGCCTCGCTCGACGACGAGCGGGTCGCCGCGGAGCTGCGCCGCCCCGGCCGTTCGCTCGAACAGCTGCGCCGGCGCATGCACCTCAAGGACGGCTGGATCGCCGACGACGACGCGTTCGCCGCCGCGGTCCGGCGCGTGCAGCGAGAGCTCGTCGACGGGCTGCTGGAGAACGGCTTCGACGGTTCGATCGAGGCCGAGCAGGCCACGGCCGCGTTCTCGGCCGGCTGGATCTCGCGGCTCGTCGACGGCGTCTTCGTGCTGTCCTCGCCCTCCACTCGGTCCGGGCACGTCTCGCTGCGCACCGCGCAGTGGCACGAGGTGCAGGTGCTCAAGTTCGTGCACCGCCGGTTCGTGCTCCTGCGCCCGGACCTCGCGCTGCACCAGCGCGGGCAGGCCAGCCTCGTGACCACGCTCGTCGACGCGCTCGACGCGTGGCTGCTCGACCGAGACGAGATCGGCCGGCTGCCCCGCCGGCTGCACGACCTCGTGGAGCTCGCGCAGGACGAGTACGCCGGACTGGTCCACACCATGCCGGAAGTGCTCGTGGGCGCGACCGGCGAACGCGTGGAGGGCACCGACGCAGTGCGCGGCCTCGCGCGCGGGCGCGCCGTGGTCGACTTTGTGGCTTCGCTCACCGACAAGCAGGCCGTGACGCTGCTCGACGCGCTGTCCGGGCGCGCCGCGCAGCCGTGGTCGGACTCGTTCGTGCTCTGAGGCCGCGCTCCGAAAGGCTGCCCGACCCGGCGCTTCGGGGCGGCACTGCCGCTGAATGGCCTACGACCTCCGGTGGGTATGGGAAAATCACGGCCATACGTCACTCTAACGGCTTCTTTTTCCGATTTACCCACGGTACTTAGCTGGATCCAGCCGGTGATCACCGGCGTTGGCCAGCGTGAGTCGGGGCACGCGGTGCGAGATACGGAGGCGCACGTGCGTCGAAGCCGTTCGAAGAGACCCACCGGAGCCAGAACCAGAACCAGAGCCGCGAGCCGGACGACCGTCCTGGCCGCCGGCGCCGCGGCGCTGATCGCCGCGCTGGGCATCGTCACCCCGCCGGTCGCGGGCGCCGCCACGGCGTCCACACCGGACTCCTTCTCCGACAACTCAGCCCGGCAGATCGCGGCACTGCAGTCGATCAAGACCGGGCAGACCAAGGCAGAGTCCAAACTGGACAGCCGCCTGCTCGTCACGCAGAAGCTGCGTTCCCAAAAGCTGAGTGCCTCGGCCGTACCCGCGCTGGGGGCGGGTACGGCGAGCACCGCGGTCGTGGACATCCGTGTCACCAAGGTGTCCGACGCGCTGGTGAACGACCTGCGCAAGGCCGGCGCCGCCGTGCGCACGGTGTCGGACAAGGCCGCGAGCATCCGCGCCGAGGTGCCGCTCGCCGCGTTGCCGGCGATCGCCGCGCGCGCCGACGTGAAGCGGGTCGAGACCGCCGACCAGGCGATCACCGCCCGTGAGCTGGAAACCAAGGCGGGACAAGGGAAAACGGCGCCCGTCGAAACCAAGCAGCAGAAGGCCGCCCGGCTCGACGCCGCGTTGAACCAGGCCCTCGCGGCCAAGAACCGGCGTGCCGCCGCGGCCACCATCACCAGTGAGGGCGACCGCGCGCACAACGCCGACCTCGCCCGCCAGCAGTACGGCGTCACGGGCACCGGCGTGAAGGCGTGTGCGCTGTCCGACGGCGTCGACTCGCTCAAGGTCTCGCAGGCCAAGGGTGAGCTGCCGGCCGTCGACGTCGTTCCCGGCCAGGCCGGCGACGGCGATGAGGGCACCGCGATGCTCGAGATCATCCACGACCTCGCGCCCAACGCGGCTCTCGGTTTCGCCTCCGCGTTCGCCTCCGACGCGAGCTTCGCCGACAACATCCGCAAGCTGCGCTTCGAGTCGCACTGCGACGTGATCGTCGACGACGTCATCTACTTCAAGGAATCCCCGTTCCAGGACTGGATCATCGCCCAGGCCGTGAACGACGTGACCGCCGACGGCGCGCTCTACTTCTCCTCCGCGGGCAACGAGGGCAACGTCGCCGACGGCACCGCCGCCCACTGGGAGGGCGACTTCGCCGACTCCGGCAAGTCGGTCGGCAAGTTCGCCGGCACCGCGCACAACTTCGCGGGCGCGGCGGGCAACCAGATCTTCGAGCCGATCTCCGACGCGTCGTCGGGGAACATCCCCGTGACGCTGCACTGGTCCGACCCGCTCGGCGCTTCGGGCGACGACTACGACCTCTACCTGCTCGACGCGGCGGGCAACGTCGTCGCGTTCAGCCAGGACGTGCAGGACGGCACCCAGGACCCGTACGAGCAGCTCGCCACCCCGCTCTTCGGTGGCACCGGTCTGCGGCTCGCGGTGGTCAAGTTCTCCGGCGAGGGCCGCTACCTCTCGCTGACGGCGTTCGGCAGCCGCTTCCGCGACTCGGCCGATGGCCTCAAGGCCTTCAGCACCCCGGGCGTCACGGTCGGGCACTCCTCGGCGCGCGACGCGTTCTCCGTCGCCGCGGCACCCGCGGCCGCCGCGTTCGGCCGGGCGCTCGAGCCGGGTGACCCGGCCAACCCGACCGGTCCGTTCCCCGGCGCGTTCTCCTCGGCCAGCAAGGCCGAGCGGTTCAGCTCCGACGGCCCGCGCCGGATGTTCTACGAGGCCGACGGCACGCCCATCACGCCGGGCAACGTCTCCTCGACCGGCGGCGAGGTCCGCGACAAGCCGGAGATCACCGCGGCGGACGGCGTCCGCACCTCGGTCGGCGGGTTCGACCCG
Protein-coding regions in this window:
- a CDS encoding deoxyguanosinetriphosphate triphosphohydrolase family protein; its protein translation is MAETDPRAARRDPSSSVGGFTDLATSPFRIDRDRIAASPFFARLGGVTQVVSAGGAGLLHNRLTHSLKVAQVARAIAERITAASESAELAAKLGGCDPDVCEAAALAHDLGHPPFGHLGEQTLDRIARHRFSLADGFEGNAQTFRILTTTDVRGPSAIGLDLTAAVRAAVLKYPWARLHYPEPHPTEMRTPPRGAAEPDGSPGTGASKFSAYATELDDFAQARGPFIGRIEPWQQTVEASVMDTADDIAYAIHDLQDFHRIGVLQHAPVAAELGEWLDQALELASLDDERVAAELRRPGRSLEQLRRRMHLKDGWIADDDAFAAAVRRVQRELVDGLLENGFDGSIEAEQATAAFSAGWISRLVDGVFVLSSPSTRSGHVSLRTAQWHEVQVLKFVHRRFVLLRPDLALHQRGQASLVTTLVDALDAWLLDRDEIGRLPRRLHDLVELAQDEYAGLVHTMPEVLVGATGERVEGTDAVRGLARGRAVVDFVASLTDKQAVTLLDALSGRAAQPWSDSFVL
- a CDS encoding S8 family serine peptidase, which translates into the protein MAAGAAALIAALGIVTPPVAGAATASTPDSFSDNSARQIAALQSIKTGQTKAESKLDSRLLVTQKLRSQKLSASAVPALGAGTASTAVVDIRVTKVSDALVNDLRKAGAAVRTVSDKAASIRAEVPLAALPAIAARADVKRVETADQAITARELETKAGQGKTAPVETKQQKAARLDAALNQALAAKNRRAAAATITSEGDRAHNADLARQQYGVTGTGVKACALSDGVDSLKVSQAKGELPAVDVVPGQAGDGDEGTAMLEIIHDLAPNAALGFASAFASDASFADNIRKLRFESHCDVIVDDVIYFKESPFQDWIIAQAVNDVTADGALYFSSAGNEGNVADGTAAHWEGDFADSGKSVGKFAGTAHNFAGAAGNQIFEPISDASSGNIPVTLHWSDPLGASGDDYDLYLLDAAGNVVAFSQDVQDGTQDPYEQLATPLFGGTGLRLAVVKFSGEGRYLSLTAFGSRFRDSADGLKAFSTPGVTVGHSSARDAFSVAAAPAAAAFGRALEPGDPANPTGPFPGAFSSASKAERFSSDGPRRMFYEADGTPITPGNVSSTGGEVRDKPEITAADGVRTSVGGFDPFFGTSAAAPHAAAIASLVLSGNPGLSGSDVRDAFLATAVDIEAPGSDNLTGAGVVLADKVLAYTGASPQPYAQAKQPTVTGPDGGSTLDPGDTAKVTLPVTNTGDGVASSTSVVLTTTTPGVTIAPRAKSYGTISPGQTGVNDFTVTVPATQGLGVPVVLSAKVTFAGSFSPVTSTFALPVGTPSPVVQTFSYTGAPVAIPDNSQLGASVPLVVSGVGAASKVSVSIDGSSCTADEGSTTVGLDHTYVADLVGTLTSPSGASATLFQRAGSGGNNLCQVVFDDSASALLSTVGSQFAPFTGTYLPIDPQTPLAGTSADGTWTFKAVDVAGGDSGSIRSVSLHVNGYAQASSPGAAAVVHKTVNTGPVHPAIA